CGCTGACTTCAACCAATGCATCATGAGACGCCAAAGCTTCGAATTTGTTTTCTGCACTGACGAAAGGAATTTTTGTTTCAGCAGCAATCGCTTTAGCTGCTTCTACCGGGAAATTGATGTGAGTGTTCAAACCCGTTCCCACCGCCGTTCCGCCGAGAGCCAACTGATGCAAATGCGGAAGTGTGTTTTTCACGCGTTGGATAGAGTACTTCATCTGAGTCGCGTAACCGGAAAACTCTTGGCCCAATGTCAGCGGTGTCGCGTCCATCAAGTGAGTACGGCCGATTTTTACGATGTCTTTGAATTCGTTTTGTTTCTTTTCAAGTGCGTGGTGCAACTTTTCAAGCATTGGCAACAAGCGGTTGTGAACTTGATCCGCCACTGCAATGTGCATTGCTGTGGGGAAAGTGTCGTTTGAAGACTGGCCTTTGTTCACATCGTCATTCGGGTGAACTTCTTTATTCGGAAGTTTAATTCCTTGCATATCCATCGCGCGGTTGGCGATCACTTCGTTGGCATTCATGTTTGTCTGCGTGCCAGAGCCAGTTTGCCATACAACGAGTGGGAAATGCTCATCAAGTTTTCCAGAGATTACTTCGTCCGCCGCTTTCACGATGAACTCAGATTTTTTCGGATCAAGCAAACCAAGCTTCGTGTTGGTGAGTGCCGCGCACTTTTTAAGAACGCCGAGGGCTTTGATCATCTCACGAGGGAAACGGTCGCCACCGATTTTAAAATTTTCGCGGGAACGCTGTGTTTGGGCTCCCCAGAATTTATCTGCAGGAACTTTCACTTCACCCATGGTGTCTTTTTCAATTCTGAAATCCATTGTTGGATCCTTCCTATCTTCTCGTTACTTGACCAACTGATGCTTGATCTGTTGGATAAATCATAATTTCTTGAATGTTCACATGCCCCGGTCTTTGCAGGCACCACAAGATGGTCTCTGCAATGTCCTTCGGCTCAAGTGGCGTCATGTTCGCATAAACCTGCGCTGCCTTCTCAGGGTCTTCAAAGCGCACGAGAGAAAACTCTGTGCTGACCATTCCTGGTTCGATGTTAGTGACACGAATATTTGTGCCCGCGAGGTCCATGCGCAATCCTTCAGAGATCGCACGCACTGCAAACTTCGTCGCGCAGTACACAGCGCCACCCGGATAGACCAAGCGTCCTGCCACAGAGCCAAGGTTCACGATATGACCGGCTTTCTTTTTCACCATGAACGGTAAAATTGCACGCGTCAGGTACAACAAACCTTTGATGTTGGTGTCGATCATCGTATCCCAGTCGCCAACTTGTGATTGCTGCATTTTCTCGGTGCCCTTGGCAAGGCCCGCATTGTTGACAAGCACGCTGACGTTTTCGAGTGCCGAAGCTTCTGACTGAACAAAGTCATCGACCTGCGAACGTTTGGTGACATCGAGTTGAATAGTTTTGAATTCTTGTTGCTTCGAATTTTGTGAAGTAGATTTAACCAAGCGGTCGCGAAGCTCTTTCAAGCGGTCGGCACGGCGACCGATCAGGATCAGGGAGTAACCCGCTTGAGACAGCTCTTCCGCCGTCGCCCAGCCAATACCCGCCGTGGCCCCTGTAATGATTGCCCATTTATTGTGCATTTCGGATCTTTCCTTAGAGGGAAGAACATATAATTTTTTCTCCTTGAAATCACCCCTACGAATCAATATAACGCAAGACATCTTTAGAGAGAGGCCCTATGAACTACTGGCTGATGAAATCCGAACCCGATGTCTACGGCATCGAGACCCTGAAAAAGGACAAAACCACGTGGTGGGAAGGCGTCCGCAACTATCAGGCCCGCAATTTCATGATGAAGGATATGAAAGTCGGCGACCTCGTGCTGTTTTATCACTCTAACGCAGAACCTTCGGGGGTCGCAGGCATCGCTAAAGTTTCTCACGCGGCGGAACCTGACAAATCTCAGTTTGACAAAAAGTCAGAGTACTTTGACCCAAAAGCCACGAAGGAAAAACCGCAGTGGTACTGCGTTCAGGTTGAGTACGTAAAAGAGTTTCCTGAAATCGTTTCTTTGAATGATCTTCGCGAACAGGCATCACTGGCAGATATGTTGGTTCTAAAAAAAGGCCAGCGCTTATCCGTACAACCCGTCGACAAAAAACATTTCGAAATTATCAAAAAACTCGGAGGACTTTAGTTGTCAGCTCCAGTGCGTTTGCTTTTAGCTCCGATGGAAGGTGTCGTCGACTGGGTTATGCGCGACACCCTTTCACAGATTGGCGGAATCGACCAGTTTGTGACGGAGTTTTTGCGCGTCACTGACAAGCTATACACTGAGGCGATTTTCTATCGCAATTGTCCAGAGCTCAAAACCGGGTCGCGCACTCGCAACGGCACTCCGGTCTTCGTGCAACTTCTAGGCGGCCATGCAGAACCTCTTGCGTTGAATGCTCAGCGTGCGGCCAAACTCGGAGCACTGGGAGTTGATCTCAATTTCGGTTGCCCGGCAAAAACCGTGAATCGTCATGATGGCGGCGCGACGCTGTTAAAGTCTTGCGACCGCCTTTATGACATCGTGAAAACCGTGCGCCAAGCGGTTCCTGCACATATTCCCGTCACAGCAAAAATTCGTTTAGGCTTTGACGATCCGGCAAAGTGCATCGAAAACGCCAAAGCCATTGAAGAGGCCGGAGCGACTTGGGTCACCGTCCACTGCCGCACAAAAACCGATGGCTACAAGCCGCCGGCTTACTGGGAGTGGATCCCGCGCATGAAGGAAGTCACAAAAATCCCTATCATCGCGAATGGCGAAATTTGGAATGCGACGGATTTCCACCGTTGCCGCGAAGTCACAGGCTGCAGCGACTTCATGATCGGCCGTGGGGCCATGAGCAATCCGTATATTTTTAAACAAATTCGCGAGAGTCTCGCGCAAGATTCCGTGACCGAAGCCCACTGGCAAAACACCAAGAACTTGCTGCCAGGCTTCTTTGAAGCGAGTACTTTTCACATTAATGAGTACTTTGCCGTGAGCCGCACCAAACAGTGGCTCCGCGCCCTCTCATTAAAGAGTCCTGAGGCCAAAACAGCCTTTGATCAGCTCAAAGTGTTACGAAAACCTGTGGAATTCCGCTCTTTGCTGGAAAATTTCTGTTCTTAATGTTATAGTAAGAGTCACATTAAACAGACCGGGCGTAGGCCCCTCTGTAGATTGAGGTAAAAATGGAAAATCAGACAGCTAAAGTTGTTATCTACTCTAAAGATCCATGCCCGTACTGTGTGCGCGCGAAGAACTTCTTTGAAGATCAAGGCATCAAGTACGAAGAGATCGACCTCACAGACAAACCTGAAGAAATCGATCGCATTAAAAACGAAACTGGCTGGAGAACCGTCCCTATCATCATGATCAACGGAAAACTCATCGGCGGCTACAGCGACATGAAAACCTTGCACGACGAGGGCAAACTCGAACCAATGCTAAAATCCTAATCGATTTTCGATTGTCTACTGACGCAAGTCAGTTCGGCGGCACATTTCAATCGGAGCTTGGAAGAAATCTTTTACGAAAGCCTGCATCTCCTGCAGGCTTTTTGCTTTTGCACAGAGACCCACGAGCGACTGACCGAAATCCAACCACACTTCTGTGGTGCGCACGTGGAAACGAATTTTTCTCATCGCGAGATCCTCGCGGAAATACTGACCGCTATATTCAATCAAACTAAGCAGTGCCCGACCGTACTCTTGACCTTCTTCTTGCGGCGTTTGCGGAGCACGCTGCCCTTCGCGGCCAGCTGGCGGAGGAAAGCCCAGCATCTCGCCAAACTGCCACATCATCCATGGACGAGCTGCAAGTGCACGCCCCGCCATCGCCATGTCGCAGCCGGTTTCCTGCAACATCGTCATAGCGTCTTCTGCGGTTTGCACGTCGCCATTGCCAATGATCGGCAAATCAATCACCTCACGCAGAGACTTAATCTGCGACCAGTCGGCAACGCCACGGCGTTTTTGTGCAGCCGTGCGCGGGTGAAGACAGACCCAGCTCGCGCCGGCATCTTTGAGGCCATTTACGAAATTATGCAGATAAGTAAAATCTTTTTCAGTATTACCGTTGATACCGTCGTCCACTTTTCCCGGCTGAGGCGCTGCACGCAGCTTCACACTCACCGGCACTGTCGAATTTTTGACGGTCATCTCGACAATACGAGCGGCGTAATCGGGATCTCCCATGAGTGCCACACCGTAATTGTGCTTGAGGGCTTTTTGCACCGGGCATCCCATGTTGATGTCGATACCTTCAGCTCCCCACTCGTGAATCAATTTTTTGACGCTATCACCGATGGGTTTCTCTTCATTCCCAAGAATTTGCGGAACAAGTTCAGTCTCATGAGGCGCACGCAAAGTTTCAGGCGTCGTCGTGAGATCTTCATAAGGAAGACGGCGCGAATTCAGCATCTCACTCGGCCAAATCGTCTTCGCTCCCACGGGCATATAATCACGAACCGTCAACCGCAAAGCCACATGGCTGAGCCCCACCATCGGAGCTAAACAAAGCGGAAAATTAACATCAGAATTAAGAATAGGCTTCGTAAGCCCCGGCCGTGCGCGCATAGCCAATACCTACCCGCAATCCGCCCCCAGGACAAGGAGATCCGATTTCAGCCCACTTAGCCAGCCCTTTTTACACGAGATAGGCCACTACAGCGGTCATCCATTTGCAAAGTCTATAGAGAGACACCCTTCCGGCCAAAGTAGCACGATACGCACCTTTGGTGCGAATAACGCTTCCTTGCCGGTAAGGGTCTTTACATACAGAGGCCCCAAAAGGTTCACATGAATAACGAAATCTACCAAAACATCGCATGGAATATTATCAATCTTCGACAAAGTCAGTGGCTGACTCAAGAGCAGCTCGCCGAAAAAACCAGTCTTTCTAAATATCAAATTAAACGTATCGAGAAAGGCCAAGGAGACACCACCTTGGAAAATATCAACCAGCTAGCGCAGTTTTTTGAAGTGCCGATTGAAAGCCTCTTTCAAAAAGAAAAGAAAGTAGATGTTGCAATTAAAATCAGAGAGGAGATTTTGGAGAAATCTCCAAATAGAGTCCTGGTAAAGAGTTATAAAAAGTCCTTCATGGGCACCGGACAAATAAGATGCCTTGATCTCCCCTACAACTCGACAAGAAGCATTCGAATTGAAAAAGGAACGAATTATGAAATATGTGTATTAGCCGGTAGCACAACGATTCTAACCACCAACGATATGTCTCTCATGGAGTCTTCTCAAATTTTAACGGCCCAAGGACACGGCAGTTTGAGAATAAATAATGTTCACTCTCAAACTGCCAGGATTTTAATTTTTGCTTACTGATTTAGGCGGTTCTTCACTAGGTCTTCGACGACGCTCGGATCCGCTAGCGTCGAGGTATCCCCTAGTTGATCGGGGAGATTCTCCGCGAGCTTGCGGAGGATCCGGCGCATGATTTTACCTGAGCGGGTTTTTGGCAGGCCTGGCGCCCATTGAATCAAATCCGGCTGCGCAATGGGGCCAATCTCTTTGCGCACCCATTGGATAAGTTCTTTTTTAATCTCATCACTGCCCTGGAGACCCGAGCGCAAAGTCACGAAAGCATAAATACCCGTGCCTTTGATATCGTGCGGGTAACCAACTACGGCCGCCTCGCTGACACCTGCATGCCCGACAAGCGCACTTTCGATTTCCGCCGTACCGATACGGTGGCCTGAAACATTTAATACATCATCCACGCGACCCGTGATCCAATAATAACCGTCCTCATCGCGACGGCAACCATCACCGGTGAAATAGTAACCCTTGTAGCTAGCAAAATAAGTTTGTTCAAAGCGCGCATGATCTTTGTAAACCGTGCGCATTTGGCCCGGCCAAGAATCTTCTATTGCAAGGACGCCTTCCGCGGCCGTTTCTTTTTGCAAAACACCTTCGGGTGACAACACCACGGGCTTGATTCCAAAGAACGGTAAAGTGGCTGAGCCGGGTTTTTGCTTCATCACTGCCGGAAGAGGTGAAATCATAATCCCACCGGTTTCTGTCTGCCACCATGTATCGACGATTGGACAACGCCCCTCACCGACAACATCGTGATACCAATTCCACGCTTCTGGGTTGATGGGCTCACCGACCGTGCCAAGAATACGCAATGACTGGCGCGAAGTTTTCTTCACCGGCTCTTCGCCTTCACGCATGAGCGCGCGGATGGCTGTAGGTGCCGTATAGAAAATGCTGACTTTGTGCTTATCAATCACATCCCAAAAACGAGAGTGCGTCGGATAACTCGGAACCCCTTCAAACATCAGTGTCGTTGCGCCATTCGCAAGAGGCCCATAGACCAAGTAGCTATGACCTGTAACCCAGCCCACATCGGCCGTACACCAATAGATGTCATTTTCTTTAAGATCAAAAACATACTCGTGAGTCATGCTCGCGTAGAGCAAGTACCCACCCGTTGTATGCAAGACCCCCTTGGGTTTTCCCGTCGAACCCGAAGTATAT
The sequence above is drawn from the Bdellovibrionales bacterium genome and encodes:
- a CDS encoding tRNA-dihydrouridine synthase family protein — protein: MRARPGLTKPILNSDVNFPLCLAPMVGLSHVALRLTVRDYMPVGAKTIWPSEMLNSRRLPYEDLTTTPETLRAPHETELVPQILGNEEKPIGDSVKKLIHEWGAEGIDINMGCPVQKALKHNYGVALMGDPDYAARIVEMTVKNSTVPVSVKLRAAPQPGKVDDGINGNTEKDFTYLHNFVNGLKDAGASWVCLHPRTAAQKRRGVADWSQIKSLREVIDLPIIGNGDVQTAEDAMTMLQETGCDMAMAGRALAARPWMMWQFGEMLGFPPPAGREGQRAPQTPQEEGQEYGRALLSLIEYSGQYFREDLAMRKIRFHVRTTEVWLDFGQSLVGLCAKAKSLQEMQAFVKDFFQAPIEMCRRTDLRQ
- a CDS encoding SDR family NAD(P)-dependent oxidoreductase: MHNKWAIITGATAGIGWATAEELSQAGYSLILIGRRADRLKELRDRLVKSTSQNSKQQEFKTIQLDVTKRSQVDDFVQSEASALENVSVLVNNAGLAKGTEKMQQSQVGDWDTMIDTNIKGLLYLTRAILPFMVKKKAGHIVNLGSVAGRLVYPGGAVYCATKFAVRAISEGLRMDLAGTNIRVTNIEPGMVSTEFSLVRFEDPEKAAQVYANMTPLEPKDIAETILWCLQRPGHVNIQEIMIYPTDQASVGQVTRR
- a CDS encoding tRNA-dihydrouridine synthase family protein, coding for MRLLLAPMEGVVDWVMRDTLSQIGGIDQFVTEFLRVTDKLYTEAIFYRNCPELKTGSRTRNGTPVFVQLLGGHAEPLALNAQRAAKLGALGVDLNFGCPAKTVNRHDGGATLLKSCDRLYDIVKTVRQAVPAHIPVTAKIRLGFDDPAKCIENAKAIEEAGATWVTVHCRTKTDGYKPPAYWEWIPRMKEVTKIPIIANGEIWNATDFHRCREVTGCSDFMIGRGAMSNPYIFKQIRESLAQDSVTEAHWQNTKNLLPGFFEASTFHINEYFAVSRTKQWLRALSLKSPEAKTAFDQLKVLRKPVEFRSLLENFCS
- the acs gene encoding acetate--CoA ligase, producing MDFAQYKKMYDESVQSPETFWANQAERLHWFKKWNKVKDTSFNSPVHIKWFEGGELNVSYNCIDRHLPSRGDKTAIIWEGDDPKTPNRKITYRELHAEVCKFANILKRHGVKRGDRVTIYMPMIPEAAFAMLACTRIGAMHSVIFGGFAPDSIANRILDCDSDFVITADEGLRASKVIPLKKNVDEALTKTPGVRKVLVVRHTGGKVDMKSGRDIWYQDERTQVNDQCEPEHMNAEDPLFLLYTSGSTGKPKGVLHTTGGYLLYASMTHEYVFDLKENDIYWCTADVGWVTGHSYLVYGPLANGATTLMFEGVPSYPTHSRFWDVIDKHKVSIFYTAPTAIRALMREGEEPVKKTSRQSLRILGTVGEPINPEAWNWYHDVVGEGRCPIVDTWWQTETGGIMISPLPAVMKQKPGSATLPFFGIKPVVLSPEGVLQKETAAEGVLAIEDSWPGQMRTVYKDHARFEQTYFASYKGYYFTGDGCRRDEDGYYWITGRVDDVLNVSGHRIGTAEIESALVGHAGVSEAAVVGYPHDIKGTGIYAFVTLRSGLQGSDEIKKELIQWVRKEIGPIAQPDLIQWAPGLPKTRSGKIMRRILRKLAENLPDQLGDTSTLADPSVVEDLVKNRLNQ
- a CDS encoding helix-turn-helix transcriptional regulator; this encodes MNNEIYQNIAWNIINLRQSQWLTQEQLAEKTSLSKYQIKRIEKGQGDTTLENINQLAQFFEVPIESLFQKEKKVDVAIKIREEILEKSPNRVLVKSYKKSFMGTGQIRCLDLPYNSTRSIRIEKGTNYEICVLAGSTTILTTNDMSLMESSQILTAQGHGSLRINNVHSQTARILIFAY
- the fumC gene encoding class II fumarate hydratase, whose amino-acid sequence is MDFRIEKDTMGEVKVPADKFWGAQTQRSRENFKIGGDRFPREMIKALGVLKKCAALTNTKLGLLDPKKSEFIVKAADEVISGKLDEHFPLVVWQTGSGTQTNMNANEVIANRAMDMQGIKLPNKEVHPNDDVNKGQSSNDTFPTAMHIAVADQVHNRLLPMLEKLHHALEKKQNEFKDIVKIGRTHLMDATPLTLGQEFSGYATQMKYSIQRVKNTLPHLHQLALGGTAVGTGLNTHINFPVEAAKAIAAETKIPFVSAENKFEALASHDALVEVSGALNAIAVSLMKIANDIRLLGSGPRCGIGELNLPENEPGSSIMPGKVNPTQSEAMTMVCAQVMGNNVAVSIGGSNGHFELNVFKPVIVFNVLNSIRLIADACESFTDHCVVGIEANKQQIKKHLDNSLMLVTALNPHIGYDNAAKIAKTAHKNGTTLKEEAVKLGLLTAEQFDTMVRPEDMVHPLGK
- a CDS encoding glutathione S-transferase N-terminal domain-containing protein; translation: MENQTAKVVIYSKDPCPYCVRAKNFFEDQGIKYEEIDLTDKPEEIDRIKNETGWRTVPIIMINGKLIGGYSDMKTLHDEGKLEPMLKS
- a CDS encoding EVE domain-containing protein, whose product is MNYWLMKSEPDVYGIETLKKDKTTWWEGVRNYQARNFMMKDMKVGDLVLFYHSNAEPSGVAGIAKVSHAAEPDKSQFDKKSEYFDPKATKEKPQWYCVQVEYVKEFPEIVSLNDLREQASLADMLVLKKGQRLSVQPVDKKHFEIIKKLGGL